One genomic segment of Luteimonas galliterrae includes these proteins:
- the xerD gene encoding site-specific tyrosine recombinase XerD: MVASTPADRRKSANALPPTPDADDAAIQAFIDATWAESGLARSSLDSYRRDLEGYARWREGRGGGLAGADRAALFEYLASRARAGYSARSNARLLSSLRAFFAHRVRRGDRSDDPTALLDPPKLPRSLPKALAESQIDALLDAPDVDSPLGLRDRAMLELMYACGLRVSELVHLPATAVNLRQGVLRVMGKGSKERLVPLGEEAQHWLERYLAQSRQALAGKRSVAALFVGAGGAPPSRQQFWQIVKRYAGAAGIDPAKVSPHGLRHSFATHLLNRGADLRALQMLLGHSSLSTTQIYTLVAREQLKQLHAKHHPRG; encoded by the coding sequence ATGGTTGCCAGCACGCCCGCCGACCGCCGCAAGTCCGCCAACGCCTTGCCGCCGACGCCCGACGCCGACGATGCCGCGATCCAGGCTTTCATCGACGCCACCTGGGCCGAAAGCGGTCTGGCGCGCAGTTCGCTGGATAGTTATCGCCGCGATCTCGAAGGCTATGCGCGCTGGCGCGAAGGCCGGGGCGGCGGCTTGGCCGGCGCGGACCGTGCCGCGCTGTTCGAATACCTGGCCTCGCGCGCGCGCGCCGGCTATTCGGCACGCAGCAACGCGCGGCTGCTGTCATCGCTGCGCGCGTTCTTCGCGCATCGCGTGCGCCGCGGCGATCGCAGCGACGATCCCACCGCGTTGCTCGATCCGCCCAAACTGCCGCGCTCGTTGCCCAAAGCGCTCGCCGAAAGCCAGATCGACGCCCTGCTGGATGCGCCCGACGTCGATTCTCCGCTGGGCTTGCGCGACCGCGCGATGCTCGAGCTGATGTACGCCTGCGGGCTGCGCGTCAGCGAGCTGGTCCATCTGCCTGCGACTGCCGTCAACCTGCGCCAGGGCGTATTGCGGGTGATGGGCAAGGGCAGCAAAGAGCGCTTGGTGCCGCTGGGGGAAGAGGCGCAGCACTGGCTGGAGCGTTATCTGGCGCAATCGCGTCAGGCACTGGCCGGCAAGCGCAGCGTGGCGGCCTTGTTCGTCGGCGCGGGCGGCGCGCCGCCGTCGCGGCAGCAGTTCTGGCAGATCGTCAAACGCTATGCCGGCGCCGCCGGCATCGACCCGGCCAAGGTCAGCCCGCACGGCCTGCGGCACAGCTTCGCCACGCACCTGCTCAACCGCGGCGCGGACCTGCGTGCGCTGCAGATGCTGCTGGGCCACAGTTCCTTGTCGACCACCCAGATCTACACGCTGGTGGCGCGCGAGCAGCTCAAGCAGTTGCATGCCAAGCACCATCCGCGCGGCTAG
- a CDS encoding RDD family protein, protein MEEADPLATEPRAPGSNPRQALIGWRWLALLYDLWPALALWMLASLAFTVGYTVAGHSPRQNIAPLSALQIELWIVCWLLTGAYATISWRRGGQTLGMRPWRLRVVARDGGCPSWRALWLRYSIATLSLLPAGLGFWWAWIDRDRLTWHDRASRTRMLREPKKLAP, encoded by the coding sequence ATGGAAGAAGCCGACCCCCTCGCCACAGAACCCCGTGCCCCCGGATCGAATCCACGACAGGCTTTGATCGGCTGGCGCTGGCTCGCCCTGCTCTACGATCTGTGGCCGGCGCTGGCGTTATGGATGCTGGCTTCGCTGGCCTTCACCGTCGGCTATACCGTGGCCGGTCATTCGCCCCGGCAGAACATCGCGCCGCTCAGCGCGCTGCAGATCGAACTTTGGATCGTGTGCTGGCTGCTGACCGGCGCCTACGCGACGATCAGCTGGCGGCGCGGCGGACAGACCTTGGGCATGCGGCCCTGGCGGCTGCGCGTGGTAGCGCGCGACGGCGGCTGCCCGAGTTGGCGCGCGTTGTGGTTGCGTTATTCGATAGCGACGCTATCGCTGCTGCCTGCCGGCCTCGGCTTCTGGTGGGCTTGGATCGATCGCGATCGATTGACCTGGCACGACCGCGCGAGCCGCACGCGCATGCTGCGCGAACCTAAGAAGCTAGCTCCGTAG
- the lptG gene encoding LPS export ABC transporter permease LptG: protein MRPFPKLHDLYIGRVVLATVLLTWMVLLGLDFIIGGLVPQISDLGKGDYNFFTALTTVSYTLPRRAYTLFPTAAVIGSLMGLGQLAATSELTALRALGLSRRRLSIAVALSLALLTALMVVNGETLAPWAQRRADAVKAAAKSKDLIVAEYSGLWAREGDIFLNAQTGQEMSDGDDRWLELRDVRLYEFSKEGRLQSLAHAAVAEHRPGGWLLRDVNRTRFEAKSVVRSKVAEEKWESQLDDTALAASVARPRYLSATALGDSINYRKRNGLDASEFERHYWARWFYPLNVLALCLAAIPFAFGTLRSGGLGKRLFVGIVFALGFWMLQEQFVQLAGVFKFDFRLAYLLPPALMLAISAYLFRRRSG, encoded by the coding sequence ATGAGGCCGTTCCCGAAACTGCACGACCTCTATATCGGCCGCGTGGTGCTGGCCACGGTGCTGCTGACCTGGATGGTGCTGCTGGGCCTGGATTTCATCATCGGCGGCCTGGTGCCGCAGATCAGCGACCTGGGCAAAGGCGACTACAACTTCTTCACCGCGTTGACGACGGTCAGCTACACCTTGCCGCGGCGCGCCTACACGCTGTTCCCGACCGCGGCCGTGATCGGTTCGCTGATGGGGCTGGGCCAACTGGCGGCGACTTCCGAACTCACCGCGTTGCGCGCGCTGGGCCTGTCGCGGCGGCGGCTGAGCATCGCCGTGGCGCTATCGCTGGCGTTGCTGACCGCGCTGATGGTGGTGAACGGCGAAACGCTGGCGCCCTGGGCGCAGCGCCGCGCGGATGCGGTGAAGGCGGCGGCCAAGTCCAAGGATCTGATCGTCGCCGAATATTCGGGCCTGTGGGCGCGCGAGGGCGACATCTTCCTCAATGCGCAGACCGGGCAGGAGATGAGCGACGGCGACGACCGTTGGCTGGAACTGCGCGACGTGCGCCTTTACGAATTCTCCAAGGAAGGTCGCCTGCAATCGCTGGCGCACGCTGCGGTGGCCGAGCATCGGCCGGGCGGCTGGTTGTTGCGCGACGTCAACCGCACCCGTTTCGAGGCCAAGTCGGTGGTGCGCAGCAAGGTCGCGGAGGAAAAATGGGAATCCCAGCTCGACGACACGGCGCTTGCCGCCAGCGTCGCGCGGCCGCGCTACCTCAGTGCGACCGCATTGGGCGACAGCATCAATTACCGTAAGCGCAACGGCCTGGATGCCAGCGAATTCGAGCGCCACTACTGGGCGCGTTGGTTCTATCCCTTGAACGTGCTGGCCTTGTGCCTGGCGGCGATCCCGTTCGCGTTCGGCACACTGCGCAGCGGCGGCCTGGGCAAGCGCCTGTTCGTCGGCATCGTGTTCGCGCTGGGGTTCTGGATGCTGCAGGAACAATTCGTGCAGCTGGCCGGTGTGTTCAAGTTCGATTTCAGGTTGGCCTATCTGCTGCCGCCGGCGCTGATGCTGGCGATCTCGGCCTACTTGTTCCGCCGCCGCTCGGGCTAA
- the lptF gene encoding LPS export ABC transporter permease LptF yields the protein MPKLDQYLFREFAQSVFAALVILMMVSLGGIFADVLGDIARGKLPAVMMLSQLGLQVIKWLPLILPLALMLGLLLSIGRLYRDSEMPVLAAIGVGPKRLLKPLLLAAAPVIAVIALCSLWLGPWADRFSHQMIEEANRSLLLVGLEPGRFTELPGGGGVVYLGSMSNDGSRFSRIFVYRQHEDRLDVTTAAHGGLSLLGERDRYLRLEDGFQVEGPLGEGLDYRMMRYASNELRMPDREDVRDDEDPELMPTTALFGDPRREAHAQVHWRIAPPLMALALMLLSLPLARSSPRQARYGRIAIGFLGYIVCVNLMMLGTQALTDGKIPMILGLWWLLLPVLALATWLYVRDGRFWQLRRKK from the coding sequence ATGCCCAAGCTGGACCAATACCTGTTCCGCGAGTTCGCCCAGTCCGTGTTCGCGGCGCTGGTGATACTGATGATGGTCAGTTTGGGCGGCATCTTCGCCGACGTGCTGGGCGACATCGCGCGCGGCAAGCTGCCGGCGGTGATGATGCTGTCGCAGCTGGGCCTGCAGGTGATCAAGTGGCTGCCGCTGATCCTGCCTTTGGCGCTGATGCTGGGCCTGCTGCTCTCGATCGGCCGCCTGTACCGCGATTCGGAGATGCCGGTGCTGGCCGCGATCGGGGTCGGGCCCAAGCGGCTGCTCAAACCGCTGCTGCTGGCCGCCGCGCCGGTGATCGCGGTGATCGCGCTGTGCTCGCTCTGGCTGGGGCCGTGGGCGGACCGGTTCTCGCACCAGATGATCGAAGAGGCTAACCGCAGCCTGCTGCTGGTCGGCCTGGAACCGGGCCGCTTCACCGAGCTGCCCGGCGGCGGCGGGGTGGTCTACCTCGGCAGCATGTCCAACGACGGCAGCCGTTTCAGCCGCATTTTCGTCTATCGCCAGCATGAAGACCGCCTGGACGTGACCACGGCCGCGCACGGTGGCCTGTCTCTGTTGGGCGAACGCGATCGCTATCTGCGGCTCGAAGACGGCTTCCAGGTCGAAGGCCCGCTCGGCGAGGGCCTGGACTACCGGATGATGCGCTACGCCAGCAACGAGCTGCGCATGCCCGACCGCGAGGACGTGCGCGACGACGAGGATCCGGAACTGATGCCGACCACGGCTTTGTTCGGCGATCCGCGCCGCGAGGCGCACGCGCAGGTCCACTGGCGCATCGCGCCGCCGCTGATGGCGCTGGCGTTGATGCTGCTGTCGTTGCCGCTGGCGCGCAGCTCGCCGCGGCAGGCGCGCTATGGCCGGATCGCGATCGGCTTCCTCGGCTACATCGTCTGCGTCAACCTGATGATGCTGGGCACGCAGGCGCTGACCGACGGCAAGATCCCGATGATCCTCGGACTATGGTGGTTGCTGCTGCCGGTGCTGGCCCTGGCGACGTGGCTGTACGTGCGCGATGGCCGCTTCTGGCAGTTGAGGCGGAAGAAATGA
- a CDS encoding leucyl aminopeptidase, which produces MALELELNRDAPATVQTDCVVVGAFADNTLTPAAQALNAASGGRLTALIERGDISGKTGRTALLHDLPGVAAPRVLVIGLGEAAKFGVPQYLKAVGDAARALKGGAAAKAVFTLSEVAVKDRDAAWNIRQAAIAASHAIYRYTATLGEANKAKKDESGLKTLAISGDDKQALAQGQAIAAGVAFARELGNLPPNICNPAYLAQQAQEFASRFDQAGCEVLEREQMQQLGMGSLLAVSQGSANPPKLIVLKWSNGGDAKPYVLVGKGITFDTGGINLKTQGGIEEMKYDMCGAATVMGTFVSAVGLQLPINLVVVVPAVENMPDGNSYRPSDVLTSMSGKTIEVGNTDAEGRLILCDALTYAQRFEPQAMVDVATLTGACVVALGKYAAGLMSKHDDLSGELLAAGENVFDRAWRLPLWDEYQSLLDSTFADVYNIGGRWAGAITAGCFLARFAEGQRWAHLDIAGVANDDGKRGMATGRPVGLLSQWLLDQAGDS; this is translated from the coding sequence ATGGCCCTCGAATTGGAACTGAACCGCGATGCTCCCGCGACCGTGCAGACCGACTGCGTGGTGGTAGGCGCCTTCGCCGACAATACGCTCACTCCGGCCGCGCAGGCGCTCAACGCGGCCAGCGGCGGACGCTTGACCGCCCTGATCGAACGCGGCGACATCAGCGGCAAGACCGGCCGCACCGCCCTGTTGCACGACCTGCCCGGCGTCGCGGCGCCGCGGGTGCTGGTGATCGGCCTGGGCGAAGCAGCCAAGTTCGGCGTGCCGCAATATCTGAAGGCCGTGGGCGACGCCGCGCGTGCGCTCAAGGGCGGCGCCGCGGCCAAGGCCGTGTTCACGCTCTCCGAAGTGGCGGTGAAGGACCGCGACGCCGCCTGGAACATCCGCCAGGCCGCGATCGCCGCCAGCCACGCGATCTACCGCTACACCGCCACGCTCGGCGAGGCCAACAAGGCCAAGAAGGACGAATCGGGCCTGAAGACGCTCGCGATCAGCGGCGACGACAAGCAGGCGCTGGCGCAGGGCCAGGCGATCGCCGCCGGCGTCGCTTTCGCCCGCGAACTCGGCAACCTGCCGCCGAACATCTGCAACCCGGCCTACCTCGCGCAACAGGCGCAGGAATTCGCTTCGCGCTTCGACCAGGCCGGGTGCGAAGTGCTGGAGCGCGAGCAGATGCAGCAGCTCGGCATGGGCTCGCTGCTGGCCGTATCGCAGGGATCGGCCAATCCGCCGAAGCTCATCGTGCTGAAGTGGAGCAACGGCGGCGACGCCAAGCCTTACGTGCTGGTCGGCAAAGGCATCACCTTCGACACCGGCGGCATCAACCTCAAGACCCAGGGCGGGATCGAGGAGATGAAGTACGACATGTGCGGCGCCGCGACCGTGATGGGCACGTTCGTGTCCGCCGTCGGCCTGCAATTGCCGATCAATCTCGTCGTCGTCGTACCGGCCGTGGAGAACATGCCCGACGGCAACAGCTATCGGCCCAGCGACGTGCTCACCAGCATGTCCGGCAAGACCATCGAAGTGGGCAACACCGACGCCGAAGGCCGCCTGATCCTGTGCGACGCGCTCACCTATGCGCAGCGCTTCGAGCCGCAGGCCATGGTCGACGTGGCCACCCTCACCGGCGCCTGTGTGGTCGCACTGGGCAAATACGCCGCCGGCCTGATGAGCAAGCACGACGACCTGTCGGGCGAACTGCTCGCCGCTGGCGAAAACGTGTTCGACCGCGCCTGGCGCCTGCCGCTGTGGGACGAATACCAGAGCCTGCTCGACTCGACCTTCGCCGACGTCTACAACATCGGCGGCCGCTGGGCGGGCGCGATCACCGCCGGCTGCTTCCTGGCGCGCTTCGCCGAAGGCCAGCGCTGGGCGCACCTGGACATCGCCGGCGTGGCCAACGACGACGGCAAGCGCGGCATGGCCACGGGCCGTCCGGTGGGTTTGCTGAGCCAGTGGTTGCTCGATCAAGCGGGGGATTCGTAA
- a CDS encoding DNA polymerase III subunit chi, which produces MPRADFYLIAKDRFKAEPLRLVCELARKAYDANLWTLVLARDTAQAEELDELLWAFDDDAYIPHQVAGTDDEDELTPVLIAAPETDAPLRPLVINLRDGAVDGSFERVLEVVPADESARGPLRERWTQYKARGLEVNKHDM; this is translated from the coding sequence ATGCCCCGCGCCGACTTCTACCTGATCGCCAAAGACCGCTTCAAGGCCGAACCGCTGCGCCTGGTGTGCGAACTGGCGCGCAAGGCCTACGATGCGAACCTGTGGACGCTGGTGCTGGCGCGCGACACGGCGCAGGCCGAAGAACTCGACGAATTGCTGTGGGCGTTCGACGACGACGCCTACATCCCGCACCAGGTCGCCGGCACCGACGACGAAGACGAGCTGACGCCGGTGCTGATCGCCGCGCCGGAAACCGATGCGCCCCTGCGGCCTCTGGTGATCAACTTGCGCGACGGCGCGGTCGACGGCAGCTTCGAACGCGTGCTGGAAGTGGTGCCCGCGGACGAATCGGCGCGCGGTCCGCTGCGCGAGCGCTGGACCCAGTACAAAGCGCGCGGATTGGAAGTGAACAAGCACGACATGTAG
- a CDS encoding valine--tRNA ligase, whose protein sequence is MTTLSSGYEPKTFETRLYAEWENSGVFKPQGEGPTYTILLPPPNVTGTLHMGHAFQHTLQDALIRYHRMRGYRTLWQMGTDHAGIATEMVVGRNLAAEGKGETRDSLGREKFIEKVWEWKAQSGDTIERQMRRLGTSGDWSRSMFTMDPMAADAVTEAFVRLHEQGLIYRGKRLVNWDPVLKTAISDLEVENREVPGHMWHFKYPLAGGETYEYVERDADGNVTLRETRNYISIATTRPETMLGDGAVAVHPSDARYGPIVGKLCEIPVGPKRHRRLIPIIVDDYPDPHFGSGAVKITGAHDFNDYQVAKRNGIPLYALMDEQARMRTDGLSYADSAAIAGRAARGEDIGDASAVNLVPDELRGLDRYEARARVIAEITAEGLAVTDAEGAPLVDAKPIMQPFGDRSGQVIEPFLTDQWFVKMDDLAKRGLELVEGTDEKPGEIKFVPPNWINTYRHWLENIQDWTISRQLWWGHRIPAWFDEAGNVYVARNEEEAIAQAAEKSGGPRPTLRQDADVLETWFSSAMFPFSTMGWPDATAMRERGFEDFLPTSVLVTGFDIIFFWVARMIMMTDALIGKIPFQDVYMTGLVRDKDGQKMSKSKGNILDPLDIIDGIGLDELVAKRTTGLMQPKMAEKIERATRKEFPNGIAAHGADALRFTMAALAGPGRDIKFDLGRADGYKNFCNKLWNASRFVLMNTEGFSASGTPQPKTPAEHWILRKLEDLCEEIPRYFERGMGDEENIYRFDLAAQSLYEFAWHWYCDSFVEASKQALNGPDAEAAASTRHTLLYVLESILRLLHPLTPFVTEELWQQVAPRLQIGGKSISLQKYPQAQGIADRNAASDFSWALSAAHQIRALRSQMNIAPLKLVPLIVEGELDDPYQIVRHQDALKFLAKLDSIRVLPAGEALPASMLIPLGKLKFHIPLEGLVDLDAERTRLDKEIKRVGGEKAKSENKLASGTFVSNAPAAVVEQERQRLTDWTAQLEALTAQRARL, encoded by the coding sequence ATGACCACCCTCAGTTCCGGCTACGAGCCCAAAACCTTCGAAACCCGCCTCTACGCCGAGTGGGAGAACAGCGGCGTATTCAAGCCGCAGGGCGAGGGCCCGACCTACACCATCCTGCTGCCGCCGCCGAACGTCACCGGCACGCTGCATATGGGCCACGCCTTCCAGCACACGCTGCAGGACGCGCTGATCCGCTACCACCGCATGCGCGGCTACCGCACCTTGTGGCAGATGGGTACCGACCACGCCGGCATCGCGACCGAAATGGTGGTCGGCCGCAACCTCGCCGCCGAAGGCAAAGGCGAAACGCGCGATTCGCTGGGTCGCGAGAAATTCATCGAAAAGGTCTGGGAATGGAAAGCCCAATCGGGCGACACCATCGAGCGCCAGATGCGCCGCCTTGGCACCTCCGGCGACTGGTCGCGCAGCATGTTCACGATGGATCCGATGGCGGCCGACGCGGTGACCGAGGCCTTCGTGCGCCTGCACGAACAAGGCCTGATCTACCGCGGCAAGCGCCTGGTGAACTGGGACCCGGTGCTGAAGACCGCGATCTCCGACCTGGAAGTCGAGAACCGCGAAGTGCCTGGACACATGTGGCATTTCAAGTATCCGCTGGCGGGCGGAGAAACTTACGAGTACGTCGAACGCGACGCCGACGGCAACGTCACCTTGCGCGAGACGCGCAACTATATCTCCATCGCGACCACCCGCCCGGAAACCATGCTGGGCGACGGCGCGGTGGCGGTGCACCCTTCCGATGCGCGCTACGGGCCGATCGTCGGCAAGCTGTGCGAGATCCCGGTCGGCCCGAAGCGGCACCGGCGCCTGATCCCGATCATCGTCGACGACTATCCCGATCCGCACTTCGGCTCGGGCGCGGTGAAGATCACCGGCGCGCACGATTTCAACGACTACCAGGTCGCGAAGCGCAACGGCATTCCGCTGTACGCGCTGATGGACGAGCAAGCGCGGATGCGCACGGACGGCCTGTCGTACGCCGACAGCGCCGCCATCGCCGGCCGCGCGGCGCGCGGCGAGGACATCGGCGACGCCTCCGCCGTGAACCTGGTGCCGGACGAGCTGCGCGGCCTCGACCGCTACGAAGCCCGCGCCCGCGTGATCGCCGAGATCACCGCCGAAGGCCTGGCCGTGACCGACGCCGAAGGCGCGCCGCTGGTCGATGCCAAGCCGATCATGCAGCCGTTCGGCGACCGCAGCGGCCAGGTGATCGAACCGTTCCTCACCGACCAGTGGTTCGTGAAGATGGACGATCTGGCGAAGCGCGGCCTCGAACTGGTCGAGGGCACCGACGAAAAGCCGGGCGAGATCAAATTCGTTCCGCCGAACTGGATCAATACCTATCGCCACTGGCTGGAGAACATCCAGGATTGGACCATCAGCCGGCAGCTGTGGTGGGGGCATCGCATTCCGGCTTGGTTCGACGAGGCGGGTAACGTCTATGTCGCTCGCAACGAGGAAGAAGCCATCGCGCAGGCGGCCGAAAAGAGCGGCGGGCCCAGGCCCACCCTACGGCAGGACGCGGATGTGCTGGAGACCTGGTTCTCCTCGGCCATGTTCCCGTTCTCGACCATGGGCTGGCCCGACGCGACGGCGATGCGCGAACGCGGTTTCGAAGACTTCCTCCCGACCAGCGTGCTCGTCACCGGCTTCGATATCATTTTCTTCTGGGTCGCGCGCATGATCATGATGACCGACGCGCTGATCGGAAAAATCCCGTTCCAAGACGTCTACATGACCGGCCTCGTGCGCGACAAGGATGGACAGAAAATGTCCAAGTCGAAAGGCAACATCCTCGACCCGCTGGACATCATCGACGGCATCGGCCTGGACGAACTGGTCGCCAAGCGCACCACCGGGCTGATGCAGCCGAAGATGGCCGAGAAGATCGAAAGGGCCACGCGCAAGGAATTCCCGAACGGCATTGCCGCGCACGGCGCCGATGCGCTGCGCTTCACCATGGCCGCGCTGGCCGGCCCCGGCCGCGACATCAAGTTCGATTTGGGCCGCGCCGATGGCTACAAGAACTTCTGCAATAAGCTGTGGAATGCCAGTCGCTTCGTGTTGATGAACACCGAAGGGTTCAGCGCCTCGGGAACCCCTCAACCGAAGACACCTGCTGAGCATTGGATTCTTCGTAAACTCGAAGATCTTTGCGAAGAAATTCCGCGTTACTTTGAGCGAGGCATGGGAGATGAAGAGAACATCTACCGCTTCGACCTCGCCGCTCAATCACTTTACGAATTTGCCTGGCATTGGTACTGCGATTCGTTTGTAGAAGCGAGCAAGCAGGCTCTGAATGGGCCAGATGCCGAGGCGGCCGCAAGCACTAGACACACTCTGCTTTATGTACTGGAAAGCATTCTGCGCCTACTGCACCCATTGACCCCGTTCGTGACCGAAGAACTGTGGCAACAAGTAGCGCCCAGACTTCAAATCGGCGGCAAGAGCATCAGTCTGCAGAAATACCCGCAGGCACAAGGCATTGCCGATCGAAATGCGGCCTCGGATTTCAGCTGGGCCCTTTCGGCCGCCCATCAGATCCGCGCTTTGCGCAGTCAGATGAATATTGCTCCTCTCAAACTTGTACCGCTAATAGTTGAGGGCGAACTTGATGACCCTTATCAAATCGTTCGACATCAGGACGCCTTGAAGTTCTTAGCCAAGCTTGACTCCATTCGCGTACTGCCTGCTGGTGAAGCCCTGCCTGCTTCGATGCTGATTCCACTTGGAAAACTCAAATTCCACATCCCTCTAGAGGGCCTGGTCGACCTGGATGCCGAGCGCACGCGTTTGGATAAGGAAATCAAGCGCGTCGGAGGCGAAAAGGCAAAGTCCGAAAACAAGCTGGCCAGCGGTACTTTCGTAAGCAACGCACCGGCCGCGGTGGTGGAACAGGAGCGTCAGCGCCTGACCGATTGGACGGCGCAACTCGAAGCATTGACCGCTCAGCGCGCGCGTCTCTGA
- a CDS encoding acyltransferase family protein: MNTGTSPRLKLFAAGHDNNFNLIRFIAAYSVLISHSFPLSAGMGTYEPFARIGYSLGGIAVDVFFVTSGFLVTASLLRLRDNRAFLSARAWRILPGLAAMAWLTAFLLGPLLTTAAWSEYFTSTKPYQFAVNNVLLLLGLEYRLPGVFIGQPVSGIVNGSLWTLPVEVKCYLGLALLWWISRKSKLPREKFVLRTTLFIVPVSLAMFWIVHAGRLDNFASTLARMRLGWIADWHSFRLAFMFFSGALYWQLRDHIPMTLPLLLVCVGGMMSAAVWPSLFFWIYPLTLAYLVLYVAYVPKGRLLQFNRLGDYSYGIYIYAWPMQQVSIKLVPGIGPWGLMLCATAATLLLAVCSWHFIEQPALARKKRALKRWATIAHEKGENARQGSENNSIAITNASSRPSLAG; this comes from the coding sequence ATGAATACCGGCACATCGCCGCGCCTGAAACTGTTCGCGGCCGGTCACGACAACAATTTCAATCTGATCCGATTCATCGCCGCATACTCGGTTCTTATCAGCCACAGCTTCCCGCTTTCGGCCGGCATGGGCACCTATGAACCTTTCGCGCGCATCGGCTATTCGCTAGGCGGCATCGCAGTCGATGTGTTTTTCGTGACCAGCGGGTTCCTGGTCACGGCGAGCTTGCTTCGTTTGCGCGACAACCGCGCCTTCCTCAGCGCAAGAGCTTGGCGCATCCTGCCGGGGCTGGCGGCCATGGCTTGGCTGACGGCATTCCTGCTCGGCCCATTGCTCACGACAGCGGCGTGGTCCGAATACTTCACCAGCACCAAGCCCTATCAGTTCGCCGTCAATAACGTCCTGCTGCTATTGGGACTGGAATATCGCCTTCCGGGCGTGTTCATCGGACAACCCGTGAGCGGCATCGTGAACGGGTCGCTGTGGACGTTGCCGGTCGAAGTGAAATGCTATCTCGGCCTGGCGTTGCTATGGTGGATCTCGCGCAAGAGCAAGCTGCCGCGCGAGAAGTTCGTACTCCGTACCACGTTGTTCATCGTACCGGTGTCCTTGGCGATGTTCTGGATCGTGCACGCCGGGCGGCTCGACAACTTCGCGTCAACACTTGCGCGCATGCGGCTGGGATGGATCGCCGATTGGCACAGCTTTCGCCTGGCCTTCATGTTTTTCAGCGGAGCGCTGTATTGGCAATTGCGCGACCACATTCCCATGACCTTGCCGTTGCTGCTGGTGTGCGTGGGCGGAATGATGTCGGCGGCCGTCTGGCCATCATTGTTCTTCTGGATCTATCCGCTCACGCTCGCATATCTGGTGCTGTACGTGGCGTACGTGCCGAAAGGACGGCTGCTGCAGTTCAACCGCCTGGGCGATTATTCGTATGGCATATACATTTATGCGTGGCCGATGCAACAGGTGAGCATCAAACTGGTGCCTGGCATCGGGCCTTGGGGCCTGATGTTGTGCGCTACGGCAGCGACCTTACTTCTGGCGGTGTGTTCGTGGCACTTCATCGAACAACCCGCGCTCGCACGCAAGAAACGCGCTTTGAAGCGCTGGGCGACTATAGCCCACGAGAAAGGCGAAAACGCGCGTCAGGGATCGGAAAACAATTCCATCGCCATCACCAACGCATCCTCGCGCCCGTCCTTGGCCGGGTAA
- the rimI gene encoding ribosomal protein S18-alanine N-acetyltransferase has translation MSAVAIDADAGGAAALRPMREDDLDEVIAIEQRAYPFPWTRGILRDCLRADYPAWVLIQRDRIIGYGVLSIAADEAHILNICTAPEAQGRGHGRRLLRSLLQIARGRGVRRMFLEVRPSNPNAIALYHDEGFNEIGRRPRYYPAKDGREDALVMAMELFSDP, from the coding sequence ATGAGCGCGGTCGCGATCGACGCCGATGCCGGAGGCGCCGCCGCGCTGCGGCCCATGCGCGAGGACGACCTGGACGAAGTGATCGCGATCGAACAACGCGCGTATCCGTTTCCGTGGACGCGCGGCATCCTGCGCGACTGCCTGCGCGCCGACTATCCGGCGTGGGTGCTGATCCAGCGCGACCGGATCATCGGCTACGGCGTGCTCAGCATCGCCGCCGACGAGGCGCACATCCTCAACATCTGCACCGCGCCCGAAGCGCAGGGCCGCGGCCATGGCCGCCGGCTATTGCGATCCCTGCTGCAGATCGCCCGCGGCCGCGGCGTGCGGCGCATGTTCCTGGAAGTGCGCCCGTCCAATCCGAATGCGATCGCGCTGTACCACGACGAAGGCTTCAACGAGATCGGCCGCCGCCCGCGCTATTACCCGGCCAAGGACGGGCGCGAGGATGCGTTGGTGATGGCGATGGAATTGTTTTCCGATCCCTGA